The following proteins are co-located in the Microbacterium immunditiarum genome:
- the gatC gene encoding Asp-tRNA(Asn)/Glu-tRNA(Gln) amidotransferase subunit GatC, with product MSEITPDLVRHLGVLARIQLSDAEVERLTGQLDVIVDNIAKVSRVATPEVPATSHPIAMSNVFRPDVVGDMLTSEQVLQNAPDAADGRFRVTAILGEEQ from the coding sequence GTGTCTGAAATCACCCCCGATCTCGTGCGCCATCTCGGTGTGCTCGCCCGGATCCAGCTGAGCGACGCGGAGGTCGAGCGTCTCACCGGCCAGCTCGACGTCATCGTCGACAACATCGCGAAGGTCTCTCGGGTCGCGACACCCGAGGTGCCGGCCACAAGCCACCCGATCGCCATGAGCAACGTGTTCCGCCCCGACGTCGTGGGCGACATGCTCACCTCCGAGCAGGTGCTGCAGAACGCGCCGGATGCCGCAGACGGCCGCTTCCGCGTGACCGCGATCCTCGGCGAAGAGCAGTAG